The following are encoded together in the Scytonema millei VB511283 genome:
- a CDS encoding AGE family epimerase/isomerase: MRQFTISTTLMGNVTEIREQEAAFHIKCRSGDELVVNVGRETQFQFVQNLDGINRDRYPTPEGFERNPSQLVKKYIKPDRLVVVQGVYLEDDPHRRLDARMINVLHTPEGKFLFEQTHWWLVQIARLADTWLGFLFPNKMTYEIDDFKLYQTNLNIIGLRTDDNLQESSTLSRLIYGLSSAYLLTGCESYLSAARAGVQYQRETFRGLTSDGKHCFWASGKRKTDYSYQLYMTSQNSDDLNTIPLYEQIYALAGLAQYYRITLDWEVLDDIQRTIRTFNDYYLDFESKYGENAFGDYFSHLDYATLSWDNEALGDNQARKNWNSIGDHIPAYLVNLILALEPLPRTCGNFEELQKFLNICKKILHTTSTIIIEQFPDPDSSIPFVNERFFRNWQPDQSWRWQQNRAVIGHNLKIAWNLTRVANYYYFAAESSRAENPEAAEPTKQFADKLMKLADKLGSTMAEIGVDLFRGGIFDTVERHPTNGFSLEFPWSNTKDFWQQEQALLAYLILHGCSNEDETQKQKYLELAQETAAFWNLFFLDQDSKGIFFRVTESGMPVIQGGYGNKGGHAISGYHAFELNYLAHIYISSYVTKQPFCLYFKPNKNCRQRSINVLPDFVRPHSLQVSRISIDGSDRDDIDPDNFRINLSEKEFQLGSEAEIVVQLKPLSA, encoded by the coding sequence ATGAGACAATTTACAATTAGTACGACCCTAATGGGTAACGTAACTGAAATTAGAGAGCAAGAAGCTGCCTTTCATATTAAATGCAGAAGTGGTGACGAACTAGTCGTCAATGTGGGTAGAGAAACCCAATTTCAGTTTGTACAAAATTTAGATGGAATTAATCGCGATCGCTATCCAACTCCCGAAGGTTTCGAGAGAAACCCATCGCAGTTAGTTAAAAAGTATATTAAGCCCGATCGCTTAGTTGTCGTTCAAGGCGTTTATCTAGAAGACGATCCCCATCGTCGCCTTGATGCACGAATGATTAATGTTTTGCATACCCCTGAAGGAAAATTTCTATTCGAGCAAACGCATTGGTGGTTGGTTCAAATTGCTCGTTTAGCTGATACTTGGTTAGGTTTCTTATTTCCCAATAAGATGACTTATGAAATTGATGATTTCAAACTGTATCAGACTAATTTAAACATTATCGGTTTGCGTACTGATGATAACTTGCAAGAAAGTTCGACGCTATCGCGATTGATCTACGGTCTCTCTTCAGCTTACCTACTCACTGGATGCGAAAGCTATTTATCAGCGGCGCGTGCAGGAGTTCAGTATCAAAGAGAAACTTTTCGCGGCTTAACGAGCGATGGCAAACATTGTTTTTGGGCATCCGGTAAGCGCAAGACAGATTACAGCTATCAACTGTACATGACATCGCAAAATAGTGACGATCTCAATACAATTCCGCTCTACGAACAAATATATGCCTTAGCTGGATTAGCTCAATACTATCGAATTACCCTCGACTGGGAAGTACTAGATGATATTCAACGAACAATTCGTACTTTTAACGATTACTATCTAGATTTTGAATCGAAGTATGGCGAGAATGCTTTTGGAGATTACTTCTCACACCTCGATTATGCAACCCTAAGTTGGGATAATGAGGCGTTAGGCGACAATCAAGCGAGGAAAAATTGGAATTCTATTGGCGACCATATTCCAGCTTATTTGGTCAATCTCATATTAGCTCTTGAGCCATTACCAAGAACTTGTGGCAACTTTGAAGAACTTCAGAAGTTTTTAAATATCTGCAAAAAGATTCTCCATACGACCAGCACGATTATCATCGAGCAGTTTCCCGATCCAGATTCGAGCATACCATTTGTAAACGAGAGGTTTTTCCGCAACTGGCAACCAGACCAATCTTGGCGCTGGCAGCAAAATCGTGCCGTGATTGGACACAACTTAAAGATTGCCTGGAACTTGACTCGCGTTGCCAATTACTACTACTTTGCGGCTGAAAGCTCTAGAGCTGAAAACCCAGAAGCGGCAGAGCCAACAAAACAGTTTGCCGATAAGTTGATGAAACTAGCGGATAAATTAGGCTCGACAATGGCTGAGATTGGTGTCGATCTATTCCGAGGCGGAATTTTTGATACCGTAGAGCGCCACCCTACCAACGGATTCTCACTAGAATTCCCTTGGAGCAACACAAAAGACTTTTGGCAACAAGAACAAGCTCTCTTAGCCTACTTAATTCTGCATGGTTGCAGCAATGAAGATGAAACACAAAAGCAGAAGTATTTAGAACTTGCTCAAGAGACAGCCGCTTTCTGGAATTTATTCTTCCTCGATCAAGACAGCAAAGGGATCTTTTTCCGAGTCACCGAAAGCGGAATGCCCGTAATTCAAGGTGGTTATGGGAATAAAGGCGGACACGCGATCTCCGGCTACCATGCCTTCGAGCTAAATTATTTGGCTCACATCTATATCAGTTCTTACGTCACGAAACAACCTTTCTGCCTCTACTTCAAACCTAATAAAAATTGTCGGCAGCGCTCTATTAATGTCTTACCTGATTTTGTCAGACCTCATAGCTTGCAAGTTAGCCGCATCAGCATTGATGGTAGCGATCGCGATGATATCGATCCCGATAACTTCCGAATTAATCTGAGCGAAAAAGAATTTCAACTTGGTTCGGAAGCAGAGATCGTCGTACAACTGAAGCCTTTAAGCGCGTAG
- a CDS encoding DJ-1/PfpI family protein, with amino-acid sequence MTARMLEGKKIAVLVETEYIPYEIEAYQTRFAELGATVHLMSRLWDQPSARFAADVDSVEVADRINRQETSLATLEVNIDFQNVEINEYAAVIVAANYTSVRLRYFQPPQGQQISPEQTRTAPAVQFFAQAMANPKIIKGLLCHGLWLLTPMPELLKGRRVICHEVVLADITNAGAIYVPPPLDSEPNDPQNIVVDRDMVTGRAGHDVNAFIDAIATQIKQNSGVGSCRGGFSK; translated from the coding sequence ATGACTGCGAGAATGCTTGAAGGCAAGAAAATCGCCGTACTGGTTGAAACTGAATACATCCCTTACGAGATCGAAGCATATCAAACACGCTTTGCCGAACTAGGTGCAACCGTCCATTTAATGTCTCGGTTGTGGGATCAGCCCAGCGCTCGCTTTGCCGCTGATGTCGATAGCGTCGAAGTAGCAGATCGGATTAACAGGCAAGAAACGTCCCTCGCAACATTGGAAGTCAACATCGACTTTCAAAACGTAGAGATCAACGAATATGCAGCCGTGATCGTGGCTGCAAATTACACCAGCGTCCGCCTACGGTACTTTCAACCCCCACAGGGACAACAAATCAGCCCAGAACAGACTCGCACGGCTCCAGCAGTCCAATTCTTCGCTCAAGCAATGGCGAATCCCAAAATCATCAAAGGGCTACTGTGCCACGGGTTATGGTTGCTGACACCAATGCCAGAGCTACTGAAAGGACGGCGGGTGATTTGCCACGAAGTTGTCTTAGCAGACATCACAAATGCAGGCGCAATTTACGTGCCACCCCCTCTGGATTCCGAGCCAAACGATCCCCAAAACATTGTGGTCGATCGCGACATGGTAACGGGACGAGCAGGACATGACGTTAACGCATTTATCGATGCGATCGCGACTCAAATCAAACAGAATTCGGGAGTCGGGAGTTGTAGGGGCGGGTTTAGCAAATAG
- a CDS encoding type 1 glutamine amidotransferase domain-containing protein, with amino-acid sequence MTKKILIILSEWGYWGEELIGPLETFDAAGYQVDFATPTGKRPVALTPSMDATFVDPPLGRPVVSQEMAEKVRAIDDPNNPRLNNPISLRDWLPERPYWSSPKFLREMEAYYRRLEEIREQDLSQYDSMLIVGGSGPLVDLVNNQRVHDLILNFYQMDKPIAAECYGVPCLAFARDINDRKSIIWGKHVTGHCLEYDYKDGTGFMGTNVNPSLGDINFGPPFYPLEYILRDATGPEGQFHGNVGHEVSVIVDYPFVTGRSTPDSYATGQRLVEVLEKGLRRYGW; translated from the coding sequence ATGACTAAAAAGATTTTGATTATTCTATCCGAATGGGGTTACTGGGGCGAAGAATTGATCGGTCCCCTAGAAACTTTCGATGCTGCTGGATATCAAGTGGACTTTGCAACTCCAACAGGCAAAAGACCTGTAGCCCTCACCCCTAGCATGGATGCTACATTCGTCGATCCGCCTTTAGGTCGTCCTGTTGTTTCTCAAGAAATGGCAGAGAAAGTCCGCGCTATAGACGACCCCAACAATCCCCGCTTAAATAATCCAATCAGCTTGAGAGATTGGCTACCTGAAAGACCTTATTGGAGTTCTCCTAAATTTCTGCGGGAAATGGAAGCATATTATCGCAGGCTTGAGGAAATTCGCGAGCAAGATTTGAGCCAATACGATTCGATGTTAATCGTCGGTGGTAGCGGTCCTCTAGTGGATTTGGTCAACAACCAAAGAGTCCACGACCTAATCCTCAACTTCTATCAAATGGATAAACCCATTGCTGCCGAATGTTATGGCGTTCCCTGCCTTGCCTTTGCCCGCGACATCAACGATCGCAAAAGCATTATCTGGGGCAAGCACGTTACAGGTCATTGTTTGGAATATGACTACAAAGACGGTACGGGATTTATGGGAACGAACGTCAATCCTAGCTTAGGCGATATTAACTTCGGTCCTCCGTTCTATCCGCTAGAGTATATTCTGCGCGATGCCACGGGACCAGAAGGGCAATTCCACGGTAACGTCGGGCATGAAGTTTCAGTCATTGTCGATTACCCCTTCGTCACAGGTCGTTCCACCCCAGACTCCTATGCCACTGGTCAGCGGTTAGTGGAAGTTCTGGAAAAGGGATTGAGACGATACGGCTGGTAG
- a CDS encoding AraC family transcriptional regulator — protein MQLANRVAIPLRTLTLPEQTPEKPRIIVFHSTGSSNSQLSRPHSHTFFELFFVEEGEGWYSIGDRPIWAKPGDLFLLPPGEVHDPSGLDDATKWVVGFSAEALHPARAEADMLLMLPDRLLNSFVHTENAQTKHYYVPTEIRSRWLILLGQLKSELCDRGFGFTEATRALLILLLIETARLAASELPESKKSSPQTRPIVKQVLGFIDANYCNSIGLQEVAKAVNLSAAYLTDMIRRETGKTVLSWIVERRMTEARRLLLETDLAVIQIAEAVGYCDAGYFIRLFRRLNGTTPQAWRVMYRG, from the coding sequence ATGCAGTTAGCTAATCGCGTTGCAATTCCACTGCGGACTCTGACTTTACCCGAACAAACCCCCGAGAAACCAAGGATTATAGTATTTCACTCTACAGGCTCTTCAAATTCACAATTATCACGTCCTCACTCTCATACATTTTTTGAACTTTTTTTTGTTGAAGAGGGTGAAGGTTGGTATTCAATAGGCGATCGCCCTATTTGGGCTAAACCTGGCGATCTATTTTTACTTCCTCCTGGTGAGGTTCACGATCCGAGTGGACTCGATGATGCAACTAAGTGGGTTGTTGGTTTCAGTGCCGAAGCTCTTCACCCTGCCCGTGCTGAAGCCGATATGCTCTTAATGTTACCCGATCGCCTGCTGAACTCATTTGTTCACACTGAAAATGCCCAAACCAAGCATTATTATGTACCAACTGAGATCCGATCGCGCTGGTTAATTCTACTGGGACAACTCAAAAGCGAACTTTGCGATCGGGGATTTGGTTTTACCGAAGCAACTCGCGCTCTATTAATTCTATTACTGATAGAAACTGCTAGACTCGCTGCATCTGAACTACCTGAATCAAAAAAATCTTCGCCTCAAACTCGCCCAATAGTAAAACAAGTTTTGGGCTTTATTGATGCTAATTATTGCAACTCCATTGGACTGCAAGAAGTGGCTAAGGCAGTTAATCTTTCTGCCGCTTATTTAACTGACATGATCCGCCGAGAAACTGGCAAAACCGTACTGAGTTGGATTGTCGAACGTCGCATGACAGAAGCTCGTCGCTTGCTTTTAGAAACCGATCTGGCGGTAATTCAAATTGCCGAAGCAGTAGGCTATTGCGATGCAGGTTATTTCATTCGCCTATTTCGGCGACTGAACGGCACAACCCCTCAAGCATGGCGAGTTATGTATCGCGGCTAG